Proteins encoded in a region of the Zea mays cultivar B73 chromosome 4, Zm-B73-REFERENCE-NAM-5.0, whole genome shotgun sequence genome:
- the LOC100282805 gene encoding uncharacterized LOC100282805, translating to MYFEGYGFRGSTFEQTYRCYPASFIDKPQLEAGDKIIMPPSALDRLASLHIEYPMLFEVHNAAAERTSHCGVLEFIAEEGMIYMPYWMMQNLLLQEGDMVFIKNANLPKGTYVKLQPHTTDFLDISNPKAILEKTLRNFSCLTTGDSIMVAYNNKKYYIDIVETKPSNAISIIETDCEVDFAPPLDYKEPEPVKPAVPASTEPGTDVPAEEEPKFIPFTGSGRRLDGKPSKDKDVLASSPAKRQANATNGVQPSTATTSQGSSSRKATGKLVFGSGGNRAEKAPEKEAEEPKKEDPKFAAFTGKKYSLKG from the exons ATG TACTTCGAAGGCTATGGCTTCCGTGGAAGTACTTTCGAGCAGACATATCGCTGCTATCCTGCGTCTTTCATCGACAAG CCACAACTTGAGGCCGGTGACAAAA TTATAATGCCACCATCAGCTCTTGATCGTCTTG CATCTCTGCATATTGAATACCCTATGCTATTTGAAGTCCACAATGCAGCAGCAGAACGGACTTCGCATTGTGGTGTTCTGGAGTTCATTGCAGAAGAAGGCATGATCTACATGCCATATTGG ATGATGCAAAATCTTCTTTTGCAAGAGGGAGATATGGTGTTCATAAAAAATGCCAACCTCCCCAAGGGCACATATGTGAAGTTGCAGCCTCATACAACAGACTTTCTAGATATTTCAAACCCCAAAGCAAT CTTGGAGAAAACTTTGCGGAACTTTTCTTGTCTAACTACAGGTGACAGCATTATGGTTGCATATAATAACAAGAAGTACTACATTGATATAGTAGAGACAAAGCCCTCCAATGCTATAAGTATTATTGAGACCGATTGTGAGGTTGACTTTGCTCCACCACTTGACTACAAAGAACCTGAGCCAGTAAAACCTGCTGTTCCTGCAAGCACGGAGCCTGGTACCG ACGTTCCAGCTGAAGAAGAACCAAAGTTCATCCCCTTCACTGGTTCAGGAAGGCGCTTGGATGGGAAGCCTTCCAAAGATAAAGATGTGCTAGCCTCTTCCCCTGCAAAGCGACAAGCTAATGCGACCAACGGTGTACAGCCTTCAACAGCCACCACATCACAGGGCAGTTCATCGCGTAAGGCCACAGGAAAACTTGTCTTTGGCTCTGGTGGTAACCGAGCCGAAAAG GCACCTGAAAAGGAAGCAGAGGAGCCCAAGAAAGAAGACCCAAAATTCGCAGCATTCACAGGAAAGAAATACTCACTGAAGGGCTGA